A genome region from Physeter macrocephalus isolate SW-GA chromosome 4, ASM283717v5, whole genome shotgun sequence includes the following:
- the LOC114486036 gene encoding uncharacterized protein, whose product MTKVGSETEWGEREVARTSVTSLGQPQDVPGPGLAPVGPDSVLGNSVASRPAEPRRPRSSRLVSRGPRIGSFLHFLRDSRLSAPEAAPAKDGFRRSAAQSRGIGCGKGCRCQPALGSSQRGTGHGRGLENRALRLLPAPRRPHPVYLRLGAPEVPSYDAKLIFPALSNLTPGRWAALPPSSAVTGGRPTQTTPLGIPTSPLRDHAPPRPRPSAPAALLELRKNQALGNESERKSRSKQSSAQQGNNFLRKRHTKRDDATSTPGNFSGSTQFAEFLLHPHHVPPRPPTPLTYQRSQHCLDNAPFSEDWVPDPQGPSSQLRDASTSQAVPPSLRSVCQLRASRVSFCFHHSDHINSPSSRVVAASCSCSLCDTLKLSFYSMFTYLTVLFLKLYFIEVELIYNVMLMNSSLY is encoded by the exons ATGACGAAAGTG GGGAGCGAGAccgagtggggagagagagaggtggccAGGACTTCTGTCACCAGCCTCGGGCAACCTCAAGACGTCCCAGGCCCGGGCTTAGCCCCGGTGGGGCCCGACAGCGTGTTGGGGAACTCGGTGGCTTCACGGCCAGCTGAGCCGAGGCGACCGCGCTCCTCCAGACTGGTCAGCAGAGGGCCGCGTATAGGGTCCTTCCTGCACTTCCTGCGCGACTCGCGGCTCTCAGCGCCCGAAGCGGCGCCTGCCAAGGACGGATTCCGGAGGAGCGCTGCCCAGTCTCGGGGAATCGGGTGCGGGAAAGGCTGCCGCTGCCAGCCCGCCCTCGGGAGCAGCCAGCGGGGGACGGGGCACGGACGGGGTCTCGAGAACCGAGCGCTCAGACTCCTCCCTGCCCCTCGCCGCCCACACCCCGTCTACCTCAGGTTGGGAG CGCCTGAGGTACCTTCCTACGACGCCAAGCTGATCTTTCCGGCCCTTTCCAACCTAACGCCAGGCCGGTGGGCAGCACTGCCGCCTTCCTCCGCTGTCACTGGAGGCCGCCCCACCCAGACCACGCCCCTCGGAATCCCGACAAGCCCCCTCCGAGACCACGCCCCTCCTAGACCACGCCCCTCCGCGCCGGCTGCTCTTCTGGAGCTCCGGAAG AATCAAGCACTTGGCAATGAGTCTGAGAGAAAGAGCCGGTCAAAACAGTCCTCAGCACAGCAGGGGAAtaattttctaaggaaaagaCACACCAAGAGAGACGATGCCACCTCCACTCCTGGGAATTTCAG CGGCTCAACCCagtttgcagagtttctcctaCATCCTCATCATGTACCACCgcgaccccccacccccctcacaTACCAGAGATCTCAGCACTGTTTGGACAACGCCCCCTTCTCAGAAGATTGGGTTCCAGATCCACAGGGCCCTTCTTCCCAGCTCAGAGACGCTAGCACCAGCCAAGCAGTACCCCCTTCTCTGAGGTCTGTGTGTCAGCTCCGGGCCTCTCGTGTGAGTTTCTGTTTTCATCATTCTGACCACATTAATTCTCCCAGCTCTAGAGTGGTGGCTGCTTCCTGCAGTTGCTCCCTTTGTGATACCTTAAAGCTTTCTTTTTACTCAATGTTTACCTACttaacagttctttttttaaaactttattttattgaagtagagttgatttacaatgtcatgttaatgaacagttctttatattaa